A region of Arabidopsis thaliana chromosome 5, partial sequence DNA encodes the following proteins:
- a CDS encoding Transmembrane CLPTM1 family protein (Transmembrane CLPTM1 family protein; CONTAINS InterPro DOMAIN/s: Cleft lip and palate transmembrane 1 (InterPro:IPR008429); BEST Arabidopsis thaliana protein match is: Transmembrane CLPTM1 family protein (TAIR:AT5G23575.1); Has 489 Blast hits to 489 proteins in 171 species: Archae - 0; Bacteria - 0; Metazoa - 235; Fungi - 77; Plants - 58; Viruses - 0; Other Eukaryotes - 119 (source: NCBI BLink).) — MASPAGETAAVVEGGDGQQQRQAGGFGQTITGIIRIAVFCYFASKFFSPKQKPADPSKPTHLMSNLFQRGEPIDMWFYLSEHEKFNDFGNEGALIWHETNIPYAVWKPESTRTLSMTYYPSEALKNNGSLYAHVFFALSGYPIDLSDPEYQPLNCFGRTHPVATYLPKRKADKKKSLLGNPKDSDESHVEVEEVDGKDSDLKDEGPVEWVSYWKPNVTINLVDDFTRYPQHGVPPNIYPYLLVEPSTINYYPTVFFNEFWLLRDKLILINETVSELPLNLEVSPISMTKWQLFQQIDQSFQIHRSYGSMLDGESDELKRVFLEGNPYLLGVTMFVSMLHSVFDFLAFKNDIQFWNKNKSMEGLSAKSVVLNFICQFIIFLYLLDNDTSWMILASSGVGVCIEFWKIGKAMRIEVDRSGMIPRLRFHDRESYASNKTKEYDDIAIKFLSYVLLLLVVGFSIYSLAYERHKSWYSWILSSLTSCVYMFGFIMMCPQLFINYKLKSVAHLPWRQMTYKFLNTIIDDLFAFVIKMPMLHRLSVFRDDVIFLIYLYQRWVYPVDKTRVNEFGFGGEDESVDTKKISDQEDDKKTN; from the exons ATGGCGTCGCCGGCAGGTGAAACAGCAGCGGTTGTTGAGGGCGGAGATGGGCAGCAGCAACGACAAGCTGGTGGGTTTGGGCAGACAATTACCGGAATCATAAGAATCGCCGTCTTCTGTTACTTTGCTTCTAAGTTCTTTTCTCCCAAACAAAAACCTGCGGATCCTTCCAAGCCTACTCATCTCATGTCCAATCTATTTCAGAGGGGCGAGCCCATA GATATGTGGTTTTATCTTTCGGAGCATGAGAAATTCAATGACTTCGGCAATGAAGGTGCGCTTATTTGGCATGAGACAAACATACCTTATGCTGTGTGGAAACCAGAGAGCACTAGGACCTTGTCAATGACGTACTATCCTTCCGAG GCACTGAAGAATAATGGAAGTCTGTATGCTCATGTCTTCTTTGCTCTATCTGGTTATCCTATAGATCTTAGTGATCCTGAATACCAGCCTCTCAACTGCTTTGGCAGGACTCACC CTGTTGCAACTTACTTACCAAAGCGAAAAgcagataagaagaagagtctgTTGGGAAATCCCAAAGACTCTGATGAATCCCATGTGGAAGTTGAG GAGGTTGATGGTAAGGACTCGGATCTCAAGGATGAGGGCCCTGTGGAATGGGTATCCTACTGGAAACCAAATGTCACAATTAACCTAGTCGATGACTTTACTCG CTATCCACAGCATGGTGTACCACCAAACATTTATCCTT ACTTACTGGTGGAACCTAGTACAATAAACTACTACCCTACAGTTTTCTTCAATGAGTTTTGGTTGCTAAGGGACAAGTTGATTTTAATCAATGAGACGGTCTCAGAGCTGCCACTTAATCTGGAAGTAAGCCCCATAAGCATGACAAAGTGGCAGCTGTTTCAGCAGATTGATCAGTCTTTCCAGATTCACCGTAGCTATGGAAGCATGCTTGATGGTGAATCTGACGAACTAAAG AGGGTGTTTTTGGAAGGAAATCCCTATCTGTTGGGCGTCACTATGTTTGTTTCGATGCTTCATTCTGTATTCGACTTCCTTGCATTCAAAAATG ATATCCAGTTTTGGAACAAGAACAAATCTATGGAAGGACTGTCTGCGAAGTCTGTCGTACTAAACTTTATCTGTCAGTTTATCATCTTCCTCTACCTGCTTGACAACGACACTTCATGGATGATACTGGCTAGCTCTGGAGTTGGTGTCTGCATCGAGTTCTGGAAAATTGGGAAAGCCATGCGCATTGAG GTTGATCGAAGTGGGATGATTCCAAGATTGAGGTTCCACGACCGTGAATCCTATGCAAGCAACAAGACCAAGGAGTATGACGACATTGCCATCAAATTCTTATCCTATGTGCTCCTCCTTCTTGTTGTGGGTTTCTCCATATATTCACTTGCCTATGAACGCCACAAGAGCTGGTACTCATGGATCCTATCTTCACTAACGAGCTGCGTCTACATGTTTG GTTTCATAATGATGTGTCCTCAATTGTTCATCAACTATAAGCTGAAGTCAGTAGCACATTTACCATGGAGGCAAATGACATATAAGTTCCTCAACACAATCATCGACGATCTCTTTGCTTTTGTCATCAAAATGCCAATGTTGCATCGCCTTTCTGTCTTCCGAGATG atgTGATATTCTTAATATACTTGTACCAGAGATGGGTTTATCCTGTGGACAAAACACGTGTCAACGAGTTTGGTTTTGGAGGTGAGGATGAGTCTGTGGATACAAAGAAGATCTCTGACCAAGAAGatgacaagaaaacaaactaa
- a CDS encoding Transmembrane CLPTM1 family protein, whose protein sequence is MWFYLSEHEKFNDFGNEGALIWHETNIPYAVWKPESTRTLSMTYYPSEALKNNGSLYAHVFFALSGYPIDLSDPEYQPLNCFGRTHPVATYLPKRKADKKKSLLGNPKDSDESHVEVEEVDGKDSDLKDEGPVEWVSYWKPNVTINLVDDFTRYPQHGVPPNIYPYLLVEPSTINYYPTVFFNEFWLLRDKLILINETVSELPLNLEVSPISMTKWQLFQQIDQSFQIHRSYGSMLDGESDELKRVFLEGNPYLLGVTMFVSMLHSVFDFLAFKNDIQFWNKNKSMEGLSAKSVVLNFICQFIIFLYLLDNDTSWMILASSGVGVCIEFWKIGKAMRIEVDRSGMIPRLRFHDRESYASNKTKEYDDIAIKFLSYVLLLLVVGFSIYSLAYERHKSWYSWILSSLTSCVYMFGFIMMCPQLFINYKLKSVAHLPWRQMTYKFLNTIIDDLFAFVIKMPMLHRLSVFRDDVIFLIYLYQRWVYPVDKTRVNEFGFGGEDESVDTKKISDQEDDKKTN, encoded by the exons ATGTGGTTTTATCTTTCGGAGCATGAGAAATTCAATGACTTCGGCAATGAAGGTGCGCTTATTTGGCATGAGACAAACATACCTTATGCTGTGTGGAAACCAGAGAGCACTAGGACCTTGTCAATGACGTACTATCCTTCCGAG GCACTGAAGAATAATGGAAGTCTGTATGCTCATGTCTTCTTTGCTCTATCTGGTTATCCTATAGATCTTAGTGATCCTGAATACCAGCCTCTCAACTGCTTTGGCAGGACTCACC CTGTTGCAACTTACTTACCAAAGCGAAAAgcagataagaagaagagtctgTTGGGAAATCCCAAAGACTCTGATGAATCCCATGTGGAAGTTGAG GAGGTTGATGGTAAGGACTCGGATCTCAAGGATGAGGGCCCTGTGGAATGGGTATCCTACTGGAAACCAAATGTCACAATTAACCTAGTCGATGACTTTACTCG CTATCCACAGCATGGTGTACCACCAAACATTTATCCTT ACTTACTGGTGGAACCTAGTACAATAAACTACTACCCTACAGTTTTCTTCAATGAGTTTTGGTTGCTAAGGGACAAGTTGATTTTAATCAATGAGACGGTCTCAGAGCTGCCACTTAATCTGGAAGTAAGCCCCATAAGCATGACAAAGTGGCAGCTGTTTCAGCAGATTGATCAGTCTTTCCAGATTCACCGTAGCTATGGAAGCATGCTTGATGGTGAATCTGACGAACTAAAG AGGGTGTTTTTGGAAGGAAATCCCTATCTGTTGGGCGTCACTATGTTTGTTTCGATGCTTCATTCTGTATTCGACTTCCTTGCATTCAAAAATG ATATCCAGTTTTGGAACAAGAACAAATCTATGGAAGGACTGTCTGCGAAGTCTGTCGTACTAAACTTTATCTGTCAGTTTATCATCTTCCTCTACCTGCTTGACAACGACACTTCATGGATGATACTGGCTAGCTCTGGAGTTGGTGTCTGCATCGAGTTCTGGAAAATTGGGAAAGCCATGCGCATTGAG GTTGATCGAAGTGGGATGATTCCAAGATTGAGGTTCCACGACCGTGAATCCTATGCAAGCAACAAGACCAAGGAGTATGACGACATTGCCATCAAATTCTTATCCTATGTGCTCCTCCTTCTTGTTGTGGGTTTCTCCATATATTCACTTGCCTATGAACGCCACAAGAGCTGGTACTCATGGATCCTATCTTCACTAACGAGCTGCGTCTACATGTTTG GTTTCATAATGATGTGTCCTCAATTGTTCATCAACTATAAGCTGAAGTCAGTAGCACATTTACCATGGAGGCAAATGACATATAAGTTCCTCAACACAATCATCGACGATCTCTTTGCTTTTGTCATCAAAATGCCAATGTTGCATCGCCTTTCTGTCTTCCGAGATG atgTGATATTCTTAATATACTTGTACCAGAGATGGGTTTATCCTGTGGACAAAACACGTGTCAACGAGTTTGGTTTTGGAGGTGAGGATGAGTCTGTGGATACAAAGAAGATCTCTGACCAAGAAGatgacaagaaaacaaactaa
- a CDS encoding Defensin-like (DEFL) family protein (Defensin-like (DEFL) family protein; LOCATED IN: endomembrane system; BEST Arabidopsis thaliana protein match is: Molecular chaperone Hsp40/DnaJ family protein (TAIR:AT1G15757.1); Has 49 Blast hits to 49 proteins in 2 species: Archae - 0; Bacteria - 0; Metazoa - 0; Fungi - 0; Plants - 49; Viruses - 0; Other Eukaryotes - 0 (source: NCBI BLink).), producing MDFTKKILVVFAFTIMLGISSVHCRPSFKPIPLFGEKLTQCFDTRPCLQGMLKCIEFCSSMGTADGQCNNENLCCCTHE from the exons ATGGATTTCactaagaaaatattagtAGTATTTGCTTTCACCATTATGTTGGGGATCTCTTCTGTTCATTGCCGTCCAAGTTTCAAACCCATCCCTT TGTTTGGAGAAAAATTGACTCAGTGTTTCGACACAAGACCATGTCTGCAAGGGATGTTGAAATGCATTGAATTCTGTAGCTCAATGGGGACTGCCGATGGACAATGTAATAATGAAAACCTATGTTGTTGCACACATGAATGA